The proteins below are encoded in one region of Sinorhizobium meliloti:
- a CDS encoding ferritin-like domain-containing protein: MATANEHLVAWLRDAHAMEEQAITMLTSQSSRLENYPELKTRIDRHLQETKDQAAMLERCLERLDGGTSSIKDISGKIVAFGQGLSGLFVSDEVVKGTLASYTFEHMEIASYRILIAAAEQAGDQETKRVCESILQQEIAMAEWLAQNAGEITRKFLERDQRDVTAKH, encoded by the coding sequence ATGGCTACTGCGAACGAACACCTTGTGGCTTGGCTCAGGGATGCACATGCGATGGAAGAGCAGGCGATCACGATGCTCACCAGCCAGTCGAGCCGGCTGGAAAACTATCCCGAACTCAAGACCAGGATCGACCGCCACCTGCAGGAGACGAAGGACCAGGCGGCCATGCTTGAGCGCTGCCTCGAACGGCTCGACGGCGGAACCTCGAGCATCAAGGATATCAGCGGCAAGATCGTTGCCTTCGGGCAAGGCCTGAGCGGCCTCTTCGTCAGTGACGAAGTCGTCAAGGGCACGCTGGCCAGCTATACATTCGAGCATATGGAAATCGCCAGCTACAGGATTCTCATCGCCGCAGCCGAACAGGCGGGCGATCAGGAGACAAAGCGGGTCTGCGAGAGCATCCTGCAGCAGGAAATCGCGATGGCGGAGTGGCTGGCTCAGAACGCCGGTGAGATCACGCGAAAATTCCTGGAGCGAGACCAGCGGGACGTGACGGCCAAGCACTGA
- a CDS encoding lysylphosphatidylglycerol synthase domain-containing protein, with product MSRKILARLFIAAGICVAGWLIYRTLSQHSFHEIAGSIMRIPARNLFVGIGFVFLSYFCLTLFDTLAIRYVGRKLAYPQIAIASFTSLSIGHNVGGAALSSGAVRYRFYSRWGLSAEEVAKVILFCGVTVGLGLVALAGLCFLIVPSGAARLTGFSTTGAFLLGTACIAAAAGYVLLAYFLRGSVRIFRWTFEMPSVGIAALQVVVGVANFLCVSAALHQLLSAFEEVSFIDTAMAYVGAGVTAIVSHVPGGIGVLEATIAFLLGSSASLGALIAFRAIYFFLPLPLGLISLSVAEFVARRDEEKNLVSKAKS from the coding sequence ATGTCCAGAAAAATTCTAGCGAGACTGTTCATCGCTGCCGGTATCTGCGTGGCGGGCTGGTTGATCTATCGCACCCTCAGCCAACATAGCTTTCATGAAATCGCTGGTTCGATCATGCGGATTCCGGCCCGGAATCTCTTTGTGGGCATCGGTTTCGTCTTTCTTTCCTATTTCTGCCTGACCCTCTTCGACACCCTCGCTATCCGCTATGTCGGGCGGAAGCTCGCCTATCCGCAAATCGCCATCGCCTCCTTCACCAGCCTTTCGATCGGCCACAATGTCGGCGGCGCGGCCTTGAGCAGCGGTGCCGTCCGCTACCGGTTCTACTCGCGCTGGGGGTTGAGCGCCGAAGAGGTGGCGAAGGTCATTCTGTTCTGCGGCGTCACCGTCGGCCTCGGCCTTGTCGCATTGGCCGGGCTTTGTTTTCTGATCGTGCCTTCGGGCGCCGCGCGGCTTACCGGATTTTCCACGACCGGCGCTTTCCTGCTCGGCACTGCCTGCATAGCGGCCGCGGCCGGTTACGTCCTGCTCGCTTATTTTCTGCGGGGCTCGGTTCGCATCTTTCGCTGGACTTTCGAAATGCCCTCGGTGGGGATTGCCGCCTTGCAGGTCGTCGTCGGAGTCGCCAACTTCCTCTGCGTCAGCGCAGCGTTGCATCAGCTGCTCAGCGCCTTCGAGGAGGTGAGTTTCATCGACACGGCCATGGCCTATGTCGGGGCCGGCGTGACCGCGATCGTCAGCCATGTCCCCGGCGGAATCGGCGTACTCGAGGCGACAATCGCATTTCTGCTTGGCAGTTCGGCGAGCCTGGGCGCTCTGATCGCCTTTCGGGCGATCTATTTCTTCCTGCCGCTGCCGCTCGGCTTGATCTCGCTTTCGGTCGCTGAGTTCGTCGCCCGTCGGGATGAGGAAAAAAACCTGGTGAGCAAGGCGAAGAGCTGA
- a CDS encoding protein-L-isoaspartate(D-aspartate) O-methyltransferase produces MIDFSRARERMITSHLSRRGIRDRHVVEAMGVVPREAFVDPGFEEFAYEDSALSISHGQTISQPYIVALMIERAEVQPGDTVLEIGTGSGYAAAVLSRIAAYVYTIERHAGLAEVAERRFAELRYGNIDVRVGDGTAGWPEAGPFDAILVAAGGPEIPHALKEQLDLGGHLVIPVGPPEEQRLMKVTRVNATTFEEQDLGGVRFVPLVGEYGWHEERAQSRARLRPAPTLPELVAEAAEPLPDLGDPAFGLLFDRFAGRRIVLLGEASHGTSEFYRARAAITRRLIEEHGFTIVAVEADWPDAAAVDRYVRHRRQGIRLDAPFQRFPTWMWRNREVMDFVEWMREHNGRRSLPDRAGFYGLDIYNMRGSISSVLRYLDETDPEAAAVARERYGCLTPWQNEPSTYGRAAMTAGFRKCEEAVVRQCRELLEKQLEAGRDSGDELLDAVQNARLVASAERYYRIMYYAGADSWNMRDTHMFETLEHLLNARGARSKAVVWAHNSHIGDARHTDMGTAREELNIGQLCRERFGDQAALIGFGTHGGHVAAASDWDGDMEVKPIRPSLEGSYERVMHDSGVGCFLIDFARHARLRDGLLKPLLERFIGVIYRPDTERFSHYAHASLPRQFDAFVWFDQTTPVEPLGAQHIKAGVPDTFPFGL; encoded by the coding sequence ATGATTGATTTTTCCCGTGCCCGCGAACGGATGATCACGTCGCATCTCTCGCGACGGGGGATAAGGGACAGACATGTCGTGGAGGCGATGGGGGTCGTCCCGCGGGAGGCATTCGTCGATCCCGGCTTCGAGGAATTCGCCTATGAAGATTCGGCCCTTTCGATCAGCCATGGCCAGACCATCTCGCAGCCCTATATTGTGGCGCTGATGATCGAACGCGCCGAAGTCCAGCCGGGCGATACGGTGCTCGAGATCGGGACCGGATCCGGTTACGCGGCGGCGGTGCTCAGCCGGATCGCGGCATATGTCTATACGATCGAGCGCCATGCCGGCCTCGCCGAGGTTGCCGAGAGACGATTTGCCGAGCTCCGTTACGGGAATATCGATGTGCGTGTCGGCGACGGCACGGCCGGCTGGCCCGAGGCAGGACCCTTCGACGCCATACTGGTCGCCGCCGGAGGTCCCGAGATACCGCATGCGCTGAAGGAGCAGCTCGACCTCGGCGGCCATCTCGTCATACCCGTCGGCCCCCCTGAGGAGCAGCGCCTGATGAAGGTCACGCGGGTCAACGCCACGACATTCGAGGAGCAGGACCTCGGCGGGGTCAGGTTCGTGCCGCTCGTCGGCGAATACGGCTGGCATGAGGAGCGGGCTCAGTCCCGGGCAAGGCTCAGACCTGCGCCCACGCTGCCCGAGTTGGTTGCAGAGGCGGCCGAGCCGCTGCCCGATCTCGGCGATCCTGCATTCGGGCTGCTTTTCGATCGCTTTGCCGGGCGGCGGATCGTGCTGCTCGGAGAGGCGAGCCACGGCACGTCGGAATTCTACCGCGCCCGCGCAGCCATCACGCGCCGCCTGATCGAGGAACACGGGTTCACGATCGTGGCGGTCGAGGCGGATTGGCCGGATGCGGCGGCAGTTGACCGCTATGTCCGACATCGAAGGCAAGGCATTCGCCTCGACGCGCCGTTCCAGCGGTTCCCGACCTGGATGTGGCGCAACCGCGAAGTGATGGATTTCGTCGAGTGGATGCGCGAACATAACGGCCGCAGGAGCTTGCCTGACCGGGCCGGCTTCTACGGTCTCGACATCTATAATATGCGCGGCTCCATTTCCTCGGTTCTCCGGTATCTCGATGAGACCGACCCCGAGGCCGCCGCGGTCGCCCGCGAGCGCTACGGTTGCCTGACCCCCTGGCAGAACGAGCCGTCGACCTATGGCCGTGCGGCCATGACCGCGGGCTTCCGCAAATGCGAAGAGGCCGTCGTCAGGCAATGCCGCGAACTCCTGGAGAAGCAGCTCGAAGCCGGGCGCGACAGCGGCGACGAGCTTCTCGACGCGGTGCAGAACGCGCGCCTCGTCGCCTCGGCCGAGCGGTACTACCGCATCATGTATTATGCCGGGGCCGACTCCTGGAACATGCGCGACACCCATATGTTCGAAACGCTCGAGCATCTGTTGAATGCACGCGGCGCTCGCTCGAAGGCGGTCGTGTGGGCGCACAATTCCCATATCGGCGATGCCCGCCATACCGATATGGGCACGGCCCGCGAGGAGTTGAACATCGGTCAGCTCTGCCGCGAGCGGTTTGGCGATCAGGCAGCGCTGATCGGCTTCGGCACGCATGGCGGCCATGTGGCTGCCGCAAGCGATTGGGACGGCGATATGGAGGTGAAGCCGATCCGGCCGTCGCTCGAAGGAAGCTACGAGCGCGTGATGCACGACTCAGGGGTAGGGTGCTTCCTCATCGACTTCGCGCGCCACGCGCGTCTGCGCGACGGTCTCCTCAAGCCGTTGCTCGAGCGCTTCATCGGGGTGATCTACCGGCCGGACACGGAACGCTTCAGCCATTATGCCCACGCTTCGCTGCCCCGGCAGTTCGACGCCTTCGTCTGGTTCGATCAGACGACGCCGGTCGAACCGCTCGGCGCGCAACACATAAAGGCGGGCGTGCCGGACACGTTCCCGTTCGGCCTCTGA
- a CDS encoding phospholipase D-like domain-containing protein — translation MLLLEQITVERDSFPVATYGIGSLDWKSAFTGNPAGRWRRTSRPIIKEAENVWRSAPARHLSFLVDAAAYYACLDSTFDQAEEQIWITGWDFDPRIKLRPDCPQAESLGSRLERLAAQKPKLKIRILVWAMGPIYSGKSLRLFRRQQWAAHPQIELRFASHRALRGSHHQKLVCIDDSIAFAGGIDLTARRWDTPEHAAENELRRDPDGKPYDPVHDIQVALEGEASRAIGDLCRSRWKASTGEEIEAPPARALAWPNGTVPVLEDCPVAIARTEPGSGKRRGRQEALRLTLDALRSAQSHIYIENQYFASGRIGQLLCDRLQEPDGPEVVVITTRSSHGLLERIVMGGNRDRLVRRLKRADRYGRLRVAYPVVPAADGSEQEVIIHSKVVAIDDRFFRVGSSNFNHRSASLDTECDVAVEAANEGQRAAIARVRNGLIAEHLDIEADAVEKALRETNSLVAALDRLNTRRRGIRAFDGIDDDGATSLVWGTEIVDPQRPIRPFYRTHKLVRRWIGQLFALLTRFFSSSRRATNSATESEIKPSGSGRKK, via the coding sequence ATGCTGCTCCTGGAACAAATCACGGTTGAAAGGGATTCATTTCCAGTCGCCACGTACGGGATAGGAAGCTTGGACTGGAAAAGCGCGTTCACCGGAAATCCGGCCGGCCGATGGCGTCGGACAAGCCGGCCGATAATCAAGGAGGCGGAGAATGTCTGGCGCAGCGCGCCCGCACGGCATCTGTCCTTCCTGGTGGACGCAGCCGCCTATTATGCTTGTCTCGATAGTACGTTCGATCAGGCGGAAGAGCAGATCTGGATCACCGGATGGGACTTCGATCCGCGCATCAAGCTCAGACCGGACTGCCCCCAGGCGGAATCGCTCGGCAGCAGGCTCGAGCGCCTCGCTGCGCAAAAGCCGAAACTGAAGATCCGCATTCTCGTCTGGGCGATGGGACCGATCTACTCGGGAAAGTCGCTCAGGCTCTTTCGCAGGCAGCAATGGGCGGCCCATCCGCAGATCGAACTTCGCTTCGCGAGCCACCGGGCGCTGCGCGGATCGCATCACCAGAAGCTCGTCTGCATCGACGACAGCATCGCCTTTGCCGGGGGCATCGATCTGACGGCGCGCCGCTGGGACACGCCGGAGCACGCGGCCGAGAACGAGTTGCGGCGCGATCCGGACGGAAAACCCTATGATCCGGTGCATGACATCCAGGTGGCGCTCGAAGGCGAGGCGAGCCGCGCCATCGGCGATCTCTGCAGATCCCGCTGGAAAGCCTCTACGGGCGAGGAAATCGAGGCGCCGCCCGCGAGGGCGCTTGCATGGCCGAACGGCACGGTGCCGGTGCTCGAGGATTGCCCGGTCGCAATCGCCCGCACGGAGCCGGGCTCCGGCAAAAGGCGCGGCCGGCAGGAGGCACTGCGGCTGACTCTCGATGCCTTGCGCAGTGCGCAAAGTCACATCTACATCGAAAACCAGTATTTCGCATCGGGAAGAATTGGGCAGTTGCTCTGCGACCGGCTGCAGGAGCCGGACGGCCCGGAAGTGGTGGTCATCACTACCCGCAGCTCGCATGGGCTGTTGGAACGCATCGTCATGGGAGGAAACCGCGACCGTCTCGTTCGGCGGCTCAAGCGGGCCGACCGATACGGCAGGCTCAGGGTCGCCTACCCGGTCGTTCCCGCCGCCGACGGATCCGAGCAGGAGGTGATTATCCATTCCAAGGTGGTCGCGATCGACGATCGTTTTTTCCGCGTCGGCTCGTCGAACTTCAACCACCGCTCGGCAAGCCTCGACACCGAATGCGACGTCGCCGTAGAAGCCGCCAACGAAGGACAGCGCGCCGCCATTGCCAGAGTCCGCAACGGCCTGATCGCAGAACATCTCGACATCGAAGCGGACGCCGTTGAAAAGGCACTGAGGGAAACGAACTCGCTCGTCGCCGCCTTGGACAGGTTGAACACGCGCCGGCGCGGCATACGCGCCTTCGACGGAATCGATGACGACGGCGCGACCAGTCTCGTCTGGGGCACGGAGATCGTCGATCCGCAAAGGCCGATCCGACCCTTTTATCGCACGCACAAGCTCGTGAGGCGCTGGATCGGTCAGCTCTTCGCCTTGCTCACCAGGTTTTTTTCCTCATCCCGACGGGCGACGAACTCAGCGACCGAAAGCGAGATCAAGCCGAGCGGCAGCGGCAGGAAGAAATAG
- a CDS encoding endonuclease/exonuclease/phosphatase family protein, whose product MRTHRNEKQVLRVPKAMRQRIRFLTYNVHSCFGTDRRLDPARIAAVIAECQPDVIALQEVDVGRARTGGIDQAHMIATHLNMEAEFHPALHLEDEKYGDAVLTALPMRLIKAAPLPSSGEPRGALWVEIDVAGVKLQVIVTHLGLRGAERLRQATALLGPGWLGGMAQGDAHVVLAGDLNATGRSTAYRLLARQLSDAQLLTGAKPRPTFPSRLPLLRIDHVLIGKGIEVASCRVHGSTLARSASDHLPLLAELDVVMRDKQEPS is encoded by the coding sequence TTGCGCACCCACCGGAACGAAAAGCAGGTGCTGCGTGTTCCGAAGGCGATGCGACAGCGGATACGGTTCCTCACCTACAACGTTCACAGCTGCTTCGGCACCGACCGCAGGCTCGATCCCGCGCGTATCGCCGCGGTCATCGCCGAATGCCAGCCCGACGTCATCGCATTGCAGGAAGTCGACGTTGGCCGCGCCCGCACCGGCGGAATAGACCAGGCCCATATGATCGCCACGCATCTCAACATGGAAGCCGAGTTCCATCCGGCTCTCCACCTGGAGGACGAGAAATACGGAGACGCCGTTCTGACGGCCTTGCCTATGCGGCTGATCAAGGCAGCACCCCTCCCCTCGTCCGGCGAGCCGCGGGGCGCGCTCTGGGTGGAGATCGACGTCGCCGGAGTCAAGCTTCAGGTGATCGTGACGCATCTCGGATTGCGCGGCGCCGAGCGCCTGCGCCAGGCGACCGCCCTTCTAGGCCCCGGCTGGCTCGGAGGAATGGCCCAGGGAGACGCTCACGTGGTCCTGGCAGGCGATCTCAACGCCACGGGGCGTTCGACCGCCTACAGGCTCCTGGCCCGACAGCTCAGCGACGCGCAACTGCTGACCGGCGCCAAGCCTCGGCCGACCTTTCCATCGCGATTGCCGCTGCTGCGCATCGATCACGTGCTGATCGGCAAAGGCATAGAAGTGGCTTCCTGCAGGGTGCACGGCAGCACCCTGGCGCGAAGCGCTTCGGATCATCTTCCGCTGCTTGCCGAACTGGACGTCGTGATGCGGGACAAGCAGGAACCGTCCTGA